The genomic interval CGTACATGGCTCTTTAATGCGTTGTATATCATTGATAATGTAATTTGCAGCAGTTAAGGGCGATAATAAATTTTAATCTCTCTCCAGCAGGTTTGAACTTTTATCTAGATTCTTGGCGTCACAAGCACAAAACAATATTAACCCCTTCCCTGGAACCCAAAGTCCAGCACCACGTGTGTGGCACCTACCACTCTAAAGCTTTTGTTAATCAGCAGTTCAAGCCCGCTTTAGAACTGAAATACAGTCTTACAATGCCATATATTTCTAAGGCAAGACATCCTTTTTATAAGCAGACCTTTATAAATAGGCTCTCTTCCCCTCAGACATTGTATTTCCCCTTTAAAGTGGGCTTGAACTTGCAATTAAGATGGTACACTAGACATTTCTGTGAAAGTATGCCAACACTAATAGCAGATATGCCCATTTGTGTCGCTAACGTCCAAGCTGGATAGAAATTTTCTTCTGTGGCTTGGTAACTCAGAATATTTTAGGAGTGAGTTCAAACGTACATAATGTCTGAAatctattttatcatatatctGCCAGTTGCTTtaccatgtacacacacatatatacctacatacatacatagagagagagagagagagagagagagagagagagagagagagagataaatagtaTACAGTGTACTGTGAATATACATGTGTATTCGCATGACAAGGCAGTTTCGCACatgtcatatttttatatattcagatattGGCCCACAAATAATCCACATATCTGGAACTAATTTTTTTAAGGGAATATACTTAGTAAATCCCCCTGTCCTGAACCAGGATCCGAGCGTACTATGCTAATTTTCCTGTTTAAAGGGACTGCCCTCTCTCTAAccgaaaaaaataagacaaaggtTGGAATCGGCACATCATGACCAAGAATCGAACCTATGGGTATAACATACAACCCTAAGAGACGTAATGTCCGAATCCTGGTTATGGTAGCGATTCATcgtatatatttcctttaaaatttaagttattttcaaAGCAGAAGGTAAAATGACACGTCGATATTAGTCAGATATTTTTggacacatacatacgtacatgcgtacgtacacacatacatacgtgtgtatatatatatatatatatatatatatatatatatatatatatatatatatatatatatacatatatatatacatacatatatgtacatatatatatgtatgtattcattcatATCAGCAAGCTTTAAAATATTTGCCTCATTCCGGCGCACTCCAACCATGCGAAACGTATTGGATTTTTAATTCAATGATCGGTAATTTTGTTGCTCGCATTGACCTATATCCGTAATGATATATCCTTTATGATGTTACCAAATAtcagtatttgatattttgaaatatttgtttccagAGAGATAATTTTTGTCCCCTTCCCTCCCGAAAGTAGGTGGTTTCGTGCGTCAAAGACTCCTCCTTCATCCGTACTGTTTACACAATTCGCCTTGGTACCATGGCTGGACTGGCCTGAGTAATTAGTTTTCGTTTGAGGAGCGTGACCTTTtgtattattaaaatgaattaatgCCGATGAACTTACTTCTCTTCCAGGTCAATCTTCACTTTGTTTAGGAGCATCACAAATTGTGAAAATCTTTGCTTTCTTAAAAATTGGGAGATAATTCTATCTGTGGTGAGAATGTTATATTTCTGATCCAATCTTCAAGGGTatgattgttatatttatttaatgatgATTCTGTTATCGTTATTGCTTACTTTTGGACATTCTGaagtatttttttccaattttactTGATTATTTGGTTAGAAGATGCTACCACTAACGAGGTTACCTTTCCACGACAGAATTTGGCATTCTTGAAAAATAATCCATTTATGTTAGTAATCTTATTAAAGTATGTGACTCTTCACTGGTCCAGTGATATCATTTGTAGGATTTGTGTAATTAGAGGCAGCAAGAactttttgatttttgttttaggataaatgtaattttctcttcataatttatttacattttttcgatGACTGGCGCTCCTTTCACCAGAAGAAATAATGATCTTTCTGTTTAGGAACATGTGAACTGAAACGCAGGAAGCTGAATTCTCTTGCAGTTTTCGTAAACATTATTTGTTAATTAACTTTTTcggggggaagggaggaggagggtttCCGCTGCTGATAATAATAAACTCGATTGTAATAGTTAAGTAGCATTTCAGCGGAGAAGTTGAACCTGCTACTCGTTTCACAGATCGTTAACTTTCAACCCGCGTTGCGGTGCCACAATGTCACACAGCCCTGTGCCATAGGTGTTTTCTATACCCTAAACTGGACAGCtgtataattaataaatttcCTGGGCGGTGTTGATGTTCATAAGTTTAAGGTAAGTTGTGGTACTTATTGTGAGTGACACATCGTTGTCTGAcacattttttcacttttctcatCTTCGTAAATACATGTAGGTTTagttgatttattatatatatatatatatatatatatatatatatatatatatatattatatatatatatatttatatatatatatatataatatatatatatactatatatatatcaattcaagctacaaatgtcctttaatatctaaattcactttacctcccaaatgatatattttcatatatgtattaaccgaaggggaattttttaattgataataatttcgtccccccatgggatcgaaccaccgtccaagtggacggggacgaaatcaggacagtcagtgacgctatccaatatatatatatttatatatatataatatatatatatatatatatatatatatatatacatattcatatacattatacatatacatacatacatatatatatatatacatatatatactatatatatatatatatacttatatatatatatatagatatatatctatatgtagttatatatattgttgttatacatagtatattggTAGTTTTCTCAGCTGCCttccattttttcatatattggtAGTCTTCTTTATGTACGCTTCCTTATGAGGTTCGCGAGCCTTCTGGATCCTGATAGTGTGAACACTTATCCTTGCCTGTTTAATATCGTAGCAGCTTGTTGGGTACAGGTTGGGTTGTCATAGATACCACTGTGTATATCATATCACCTCACCAGCACTCATCCATTTATTTGCgtatgcaatgtatatatatatatatatatatatatatatatatatatatatatatatatatatatatatatatatcgatatatcgtgtgtgtgtatgtttgtctatGATTAAACACTTGCTTATATGTTAAGCCGTTTTGAAACTCAGGTTGTCTCATTGATTTATTTCAAAGAGAACTTTCCTGTTAATGGTGTGTGATAAGACGACGTCGAtcctcttttgtttttatgttattattttcttttttatttgaagtGATATTTTGTGCACATTTCTTCTCTGGCAAAGTTTTTCTATCCAGTTCCATTATGAAATGCTTCTTTGTGAGAATGGAAGTTTTTGAAAATCAACAGACATTAATGGACTCTCTTTCGTAAGAGAGAGGATTTCAAAAGAATTCTGTCGGCGCAGTTCTCCTCGccgatttaaaatgaataaatgcatagacaataatattaaattcaattgcATTCCTGATATAATTCCTTGACGGCAATTCAAGGTCCCATTATTTGCGTCATGAGTTTATAATTAAGTTGATTAAATTAAGAATTGTTTTATGGGTAGACACTAAAATTTCGAAAGATTATTCATTTTAAGGttttactcgttttttttttcagtttagatTTTCAGTTGCTGAAATTTGTGTTGCGTTATTTTGTAGACTCGGTTGGCAGACGCATATGTTtgcatttatgaatatttttacgcATATGTTGAAATTCGCTCGGAAAAGCTCACGCACAAGCATACGGAATGTCATTTGCATTTTTTAAGTTTACGGTACACACTATTCAAATGCTtgcaggttttattttattttctgtttattaaaggttaaaataaCATAATTATGCGGCAAGGTACttaactattttcaaaatataaaacaaggttCATTTTTAATCTTTTCAAAACTTGTTTTACGAATTCAGAGTATTCTGTTGACTGCTCTattagcatacacacacacacacacacacacacactcattatatatataaaatatatatatatatatatatatatatatatatatatatttaatatataaatcgtGTATATATGcaatgtgtatgtgtttatagtatgtcttaatcatcatcagtcgctaaataaataaatacatcaatacaTGAGTTATTGAGTAAATAAGTTGGCGGAAATGTTTTGCACTATGTATTCACCCCTTTGGTTCCCACTTCTAGCTTCTCCATTTTTGTCCGTCTCCCCTTCCATGGAACATGTATTCCCCAAGAATGCTCATTCAGTCgtgcatttatttccatttttttgccTTTCTTTTCGCCGCCCATGTCGTCCGGATGCGGGAGTAGCCTTTGGTTTCAGACATGAAGCCGGAACATTTTACTTCCTTGTTGTAGGTGATGATGGCTGATAGGTTCAGAAGTTGAGTTTCAGCTATTTGCGGCAAGGTAACTTTgacgctttcctctctctctctctctctctctctctctctctctctctctccagcaattgGGACGTCCGTGATATGATGGTTTTTTAACGAGAAGTTTTTTTACTTTAGCATTAGCAGATACCTTCTGACATCTTTGAGTATTAATTGTTCTTATATtgtttgctcatatatatatatatatatatatatatatatatatatatatatatatatattatatatatatatatagatatacgtgcGTGtgttcaggtgtgtgtgtgtcatctccAGTAATGAATACAAGGGAAGGGCTTTGACGTAGCAACTGGCGTTTTTCATCTCTCTCCACGATCAACAAATAGTTGGGAGCATTTTCCTTCCTTGTCTCTGACTTGAAATGCATTTGGAGATAAAAACGCATCCGGTCTGTCTGTGCGTGTATCACATGTTCCTTTAACTCTAATTAGGGTAATTCCAGAAGTCTCCTTTTTTCAGGCAGTCGCTAATTAATTACGTTTTCCTTGTATGCAATTACCGTCCCGTGATAGATGAAACATTTCGGATTTCTTTTCCTTCGGATTCACTTCGGATTGCGAAACTCGAGCGAGGAAAGGGATCAGCAGATCGTCCTTTCCGGAGAAAGGAAAACATTCCCTCGTTTTTTGCCCCAGAGCTTTTCTTTCGTCTTCCATTATTTTGCCAGGTTGCAATTTTATGGATTTGTCCTTTGTGTTTTAATCCTTTAATTGCTCGTAAATTCCTTGTTATTTTCTGGACTTccgtttttccatttttcttaactattcTCTCTAATGTTAGAGATGGATTTATTTTGTCagtatcctttttttctttctttttctttttttctcatttaaaatCAGCGGAAATATTTCAATACTGAATAGTTACCTGTTAGGCTGATGAATTTAATTTAGTAACAAACGTCTTGATATTAAATCAGTTTTATAATAGGATACCTGACTGATTGTTCGACGATTTGTGACAGGTGGATAGTATTCATTCATCATAATTATTGAACTGTAAATGAAAAGATGATTGCATTACTGAAATACCCATGATTACTGAAAGCTTTCCGTTAAATCAAATATCAGATATAGTGAAGTCaggttttatttatattgatgagTAATGTGAGGTTTTTTATAATTGATGTCGGTAAAATCTGAGATTGGACTCATGTatgaaatgtgtttatatataggaTGGATCAATTTATCAGACAGTTATTTAAATTATCGTCAAACGGATTATATCGGATAATTTCTGCCCACTCCATGGTAATTGAGGTTGAACTGATAACACAAGttacatatatttctttattaattaaatattcaaGGCGATCGGTAGACTGTGGTTAGTTTGTATCTTACTTTGGTTAGGTTGGACGCAAGTTCATAATACTGTAATCTTAGGTGTATAGGAGCACAAGGTGTATTAGGAAATAAAATTGTGAATGCCAGAGATGATCAAAGAATTGAGGCCCGAGATATCCATGAAACACCAGTTAGGCTGGAGTGAAGAGTGTCTGCCTAAGTTACAGGAACAGTATTTGAAGGAATTATAACAAATTATAGAACACAAATAGAAAACGTAATAAAAATGCCAGCGAATGAGATGATTATTGACACAAGTTGCAACAGGAAATCGTATCACAGGTTCCAGTCAGCGAGGCAAAGACTTAAGCAAAATACACTGTAGGATGAGAGAGCCAACAAAGACACGAGGGAAACATTTCAAGGGAAGGTTACTGTCGGTAAGTAAGCCTTGTTATTACCAGGCGTAGATGAAGGACAGCTAATTACAAAAGCACTAGTGGCGGTTCGTGAGGAAGTAATTCAGTGGGAGAAGTATGGTGTATCAGTGGTAGCCTCCCTTGTGATCGAAAACGACGGCAGGTCCGTAGTAGGATGGGTGTTGAGCCTTCCCTTTGTAGCTGACGTGGGCGACGAAGCCTTTGTAGTGGTCGGCTGAATATTTTACCTGTTGGCAGAGAAAACACGGTCGTTATTACAATTTGTATTAAATCTAAATGACATCTATTGTTGTATATAGTATGTGATTATTTTTGACGGTCAAAACGAACATTTACTCACATGCTGCTTGCGTCCGTCGGGGAGAGCGACGGTGTACGATCCGTAAACAGCCTTTCCGTCAGACTTCTCATCATGATGGAAGTGGGGTCCCTTGTAGTCACCGCTCACGTGGTACCCGTAGTAGTACGGCAGAGGTTCCTGTATAGATGTTAGGTAGGTTTAGGTATTTTTAAGcaggattatttttgtttttgtttgcatgAACACAAATAACATAATCTGCAATTATTGCACGATTTGTATCATCATTGAAGTCTTACTCCGTAGCCGTGTTTTCCTCCTCCGTGTCCGTAGCCTCCATCAGCCTCAGGGTCCGACAAAGCAACGCCAGCCACTGCCAGAACTACTACCACCTGGGAAAATATTTTCCGTTAATTTGTGAATTTGGTTTACGTGTACCAGTATGTGTGTGCacgcacatactatatatatatgtatatgtatgtatgtatatatatatatatattatatatatatatatatatatatatacagttcttgtctgaaatacacagacacacacatatatacacacacacacacacacacacacatatatatatatatatatatatatatatatatatatatatatatatagttatatattatatgtcactTCGACTTTACACTTCTACATAACTGAGAACATACTGTTCATTTGggcatagtgtatatatatatatatatatatatatatatatatattatatagtatgtatatatatatatatttatatatatatatatatatatataatatatatatatatatatatatatatatatatatataatatatatatatatatatatatatatatatattatatatatatatatatataaacacccacAAGCGTATAGTCTGTTTGTAAAACACAATTATTTAGTCAGATCCTGTCATCACAGTTCCTCATTATCACAAAATATCCGCCATGTGAATATGTAAGAGCTTAACaactaacactataaaacatCTTGATGGAGGACGATTTGAGAGAAGTCTTCACAGAAGCTGAAGCTGAACTGATACGTTGATTCCATTTCACGGATTATTTATATCGCGGGATTTTGTCTTCTGGCTGTGGATCGGTCCCTGCCTCCTACCCCCTTTTTACCGTCACGTAGCATTCAGCAACACGGCAGCAATCGAAGAGAAAATTCTTCACGTTTCTCCAATGGTAAAATTGGGGCATCGTTTTAGTCGGGTAATAAACAGAGACAATGAACGCAGTTGTGCGTTGAGAGCTTGGTTAGTTTCGATATGTTttaagacttgagagagagagagagagagagagagagagagagagagagagagagagagagagagaatcaaattatttttcgtttttttagctTGTCTCCGGATATCGGTAACGATTGTGCTGGAATGAATTAtgtgcggtagtttttattttatagttgaaAGGCTTGTTGCATAATGAggcttgaaatatttatatatatatatatatatattaatattattatatataatattgtgtgtatattctatctatatatatatatatatttatatatatatatatatatatatatatatatataaaaggtataagccacgaagtaaaggacgtcgagtcgaaagatcttgcagaaaatccgctgtttatttttccttcgtggcttataccttaatttatggatttatcacgttccaaactttcgtgattcagttatacatatatatatatatatatatatatatatatatatatatatatatatatatatgtgtgtgtgtgtgtgtgtgtgtgtgtgtgtgtgtgtgtgtgtgtgtagaatctactggtcactttttaaccAGATACAAATACAATTTTGAGAGGGCATTTTggttattacaattgcatatatatatatatatatatatatatatatatatatatatatatatattattacttactGAGGACCTCAATGATACGGAAGGTTCCAGTGAggatattctttatttccaagcttTCAGAGACTCGTTTCCTTCCGTCTTCAATTGACCAAATTATTTGGTTCCCTGAAGATGGAGGCTGGAGAGCCCCTAGAAGTTCGAAGTAAAGAATCTCCTTTGAACCTCCCGTATCATTGAGGTCTTATGTTAAAATAATAACCTTATATAGTGAATTTGTGTCGGGTGAAATATACGCGCGctccaacacacatatatatataatgtctgtgtgtGCCTTTGTATGAAGTTTGAACCTTAGGAGAGTCTCAGTTCTGTGATAATGTTATCAGCAACCATCCCGaagttttattttctgaataatatttAATGCTAATAATAGGAGTTCATTATGAGTGTCCCATTTTAACTGAATTAAATTGAGAAAATCATCCAACTGTTCATGataagaaatttcattttttatttttataaaagaagCT from Macrobrachium nipponense isolate FS-2020 chromosome 28, ASM1510439v2, whole genome shotgun sequence carries:
- the LOC135201259 gene encoding pro-resilin-like, with amino-acid sequence MFYSVVVVLAVAGVALSDPEADGGYGHGGGKHGYGEPLPYYYGYHVSGDYKGPHFHHDEKSDGKAVYGSYTVALPDGRKQHVKYSADHYKGFVAHVSYKGKAQHPSYYGPAVVFDHKGGYH